The Streptomyces sp. NBC_01775 genome includes a region encoding these proteins:
- a CDS encoding TetR/AcrR family transcriptional regulator gives MADTSAGGAPRRKRVDAQRNVDALIAAAVTVFDTSGVDAPAREIADLAGVGVGTLYRHFPLRSDLVKAVVESGIDAVSALGPQLSATQKPADALAAWLRRYTEFLGAKRGLAPALHSGDPAYKELPGYFLEKVGPTLAVLLENAAAAGVARDDVTAHDVLYAIANLCMPVPVEQPAYRHQRMVAVLIDGLLTPHGSVAAPPED, from the coding sequence ATGGCCGATACGTCAGCGGGTGGAGCACCGCGCCGCAAACGCGTCGACGCGCAGCGCAATGTCGACGCCCTCATCGCGGCGGCGGTGACCGTGTTCGACACCTCTGGTGTCGATGCGCCCGCCAGGGAAATCGCGGACCTCGCCGGAGTCGGAGTCGGGACGCTCTACCGGCACTTCCCGCTCCGTTCCGACCTGGTCAAGGCGGTGGTGGAAAGCGGGATCGACGCTGTCTCCGCCCTGGGCCCGCAGCTCAGCGCCACCCAGAAGCCGGCCGACGCCCTGGCCGCGTGGCTGCGCCGGTACACCGAGTTCCTCGGAGCCAAGCGGGGACTTGCCCCGGCCCTGCACTCGGGCGATCCGGCCTACAAGGAGCTGCCCGGCTACTTCCTGGAGAAGGTGGGCCCCACGCTCGCCGTGCTGCTCGAGAACGCGGCGGCTGCCGGGGTCGCCCGCGACGACGTCACCGCGCATGACGTGCTGTACGCCATCGCCAACCTGTGCATGCCCGTGCCCGTCGAGCAGCCCGCGTATCGGCACCAGCGCATGGTCGCCGTGCTCATCGACGGCCTGCTCACCCCCCACGGGAGCGTGGCGGCGCCACCGGAAGACTGA